Below is a genomic region from Osmerus mordax isolate fOsmMor3 chromosome 22, fOsmMor3.pri, whole genome shotgun sequence.
TTAGACAAGGGTAGAAGGTCTATGTGCTAGATGTAGGTGGTCTGCGTGCTACCAGATGACTTGTGGATGAGATGCTGTTTATGTTGCTGCAGGGTCACATGCCAACCCACCAGCTGCTCAGGAAGTATGACCTCATGCAGTTCTCTGATGTCACCAAGGCTGTGAGGTAAGTGCCTTCCAAGACACTCTCCACCTTCCTGCAGCTCCTTTGCTGCTCTTAGCAGTCCCTCAATATatttcacctctccccctccctctatttttcaccacctccaatccccctccctctctttcccctctccccacttTTGTCCCCCAAATCATCAGGAACTTCTAATCGGTTTTAATTGACCATGCTCAAGTCTTTTCAGTTGTTTTGTATTGTTAGCCATATTGTGGTAACTCCTTGATGAAATGTCAAATCCATAAAGTTGCCCTCCGTTTCCAGTGAGGGGAATCTGCTGCTGCTGAACGAGGCCCTGGCCAAGCACGAGACCTTCTTCATCCGCTGCGGCATCTTCCTCATCCTGGAGAAGCTGAAGATCATCACTTATCGGAACCTCTTCAAGAAAGTGTGAGTCTTAGCAGACAAGGAGACACTGCCTGTTAATAGAAAAGTATTTTGTCTGTACTTATTCCGTTAGACAGCCGAGCGCTCTCTCCTATTCAGCAGAATTACTTGAAAGTAGCACAGTtctgagtgctgtgtgtgtcttgtgttagGTACCACCTCCTGAAGACTCACCAGCTGCCCCTGGATGCATTTCTGGTGGCCCTGAAGATGATGCGGGTGGAAGAGGTGGACATAGATGAGGTGCAGTGCATGCTGGCCAACCTCATCTGcctggtaagacacacacacacacacctacacagtcTCCTAATCACATTCACTTACACTCCAAATACATTCACCCCACTGTGTCTAAacacctcctccttccaccatccttctctctgccaGGGTCACATCAAAGGTTACATCTCACACCAGCACCAGAAACTGGTGGTCAGCAAGCAGAACCCCTTCCCTTCGATATCCTCCGTCTCCTAGTGCTCCAGGGTTTCACTACTCAATAATGTGTAATGGTATTTTCTACTGTGAATTTTGAATAAAGTGTGATGTTGTTTGTATTTGGCGCGTTGTGTGTTGTGAGAGGCAAAGTGGACAAATGGACGTGACAGTAAAGCATTCACAGTACTATTTTATTTCGGTTATTTCACACTGCCAGAAGCTCAGAGATTGTCAGTTCAACTGAAGTGTAGCATAtgttaaatacataatttttgttttgttattttaatgtATCACCGTGCTGCAAAAAAAGGTTAAATGTTCCTATTTGTGGTATTATGTAGAGTCTATTGAAAGTAGTCAGTGTTGGTAGTTCTGCTCATCAATGAGATATTACTTCTCCTTCAAGGTTGGGGATAAACACTGACTTGTGTCTTCTTCTCTGCTTCGGAAAGCTTTAGATGTTCTTCAATCCATGGCAGGTAACGAGACAACTTGGTGAACACTACACCTTGTTCACAGTCATGTGACATGGGTGAGAGAAGCATGCCAGTCAGGAAAACAGTGGCACCCTCTACAGTTGCAACTGGGGCTCCAGGCAGGAGCTTACAGGCTTTAGGTGTAGCAtctttcacttcctgtcctgttcTATTGTATCCGTCTTGGCCATCGTGGCTCTCAAGGCTCCTGAAATCATGGTGGCCATTTTGGTTCTCCAGACTTTTCATGCAGAACATCTTGTTGCTCATTGAGTGGGAGAGGTTCAGCTTGGAGCTACAGTCCTCGAGGCTGAGGTAGGTTAGGTGGGGGGGAGCGAGAGGGTccttgtctggccccccagttaTCCCCATTTTCCCATTACTCATTAGGATATTTTCACTGAAGTCCTTGGTGGGCAGGCATACTTTGGAGTGAGAGGGGCCAAAGGGAATGGGCAAGCTAAGTCTCAGAAGGGCAAGGTCATCCCCTGGAAGACCGTTCTTGTAGCGGCTGTGAATATAGATCTTTTGTATGGTGATCCTTATACCAGTGGCACTGTCACCTAGGAGGATGATCAATAAGATCCATCAATAAGATCCATTTGAGTGAGCTGTAATGTGTTCAAACTCTTTCAGTTCCAGTAAGGGCATGTGCTCACCTGCCACAACGTAGAGTTTCTTGCCCATTTTGAGGCACCGTGCTGAGGTGAGGACTGAGTGAGGTTCAAGGATCACCCCACCACACTGCTCTTCACCTGTCCGGGTCCGCAGTGAGACCTGTCGATCAACAAATCACAAACAAACTGGAATGAAAGGATTACAAGGTTGAACTAAGTCAACTTTTTATCTTTATTTGTATGTATACCACTTGACTACCTCAGTGACATGGTAGACTATCTGCTTTATTACCATTCTACCTAAAAGATAGCCCCAATGACTTACTTGCCATGGACAGTGGCCATCTGGACAGGTGTGATTGCTTGCTTCTGGTTGCTTGTTCCTCTCAGCCTTTTTCAAGGAGACCGTTccacaggggtgtgtgtctaAGGAAACAGCTGTCTGAGTCTGTGATTGGGTGCACTGTGTGAATGTATTTTATGCACCGgactatgtatatgtgtgtggtatGTTTCAATTGATAAAGTTATGcgacagaaagacaaagacgagagagacaggtgaattCAAGTTGTGTGTTTTACCCTCAGGTATGCAGCTCCTTCCATCGCTGTGAAGCCTGTAACCCGTTACACAGGAGCAGTAGTACATTCCCCATTTAACTGTGCAGAAGTGCTGACAGGCAGAGGCCCCTTGGGTGGGACACTGAGACATATCTGCAGCATGTGTCACACATGCGCACAAAGAAATTGTTTAAGGATCAAACACTGTATACAGACGCATAAACAGATAACACTTTAGCTGGTGTGAATAAAAGGCACCAAACCAATAAATGATATTGTGATACCATCATATACCGTGCCAGGGTACACACTTTACTTAGAAAATGATCAACTCTCCATTCATCACCATTCTCCCCACTACCTTCAcagttgttacatttacatttagtcatttagcagacgctcttatccagagcgacttacagtaagtacagggacattcccccgaggcaagtagggtgaagtgccttgcccaaggacacaacgtcagttggcatgaccgggaatcgaactggcaaccttcggattactagcccgattccctcaccgctcagccacctgactcccttgttgTTCAGCATGAAGGCACAAAGCATGTATTTACCAGTCTCACAGTTGAGTCCAAGGAACAGGTCAGTACAGTTACAGGTGTGACCTCCAATTTTATCGATGCAACGGCCGTCATTCAGACAGGGGTTGGGTTTGCACTGGTCCCCGTCTGAAGAGGGCAAGAGGGTGGCAGTTGGTAGGaaacaggaaaagagagaaagggtggtCTAGAAGAGTAGATAGATGGACCACAACTcagctgtttgtgtttttatgacTCACCGACGTaaacattccagaaagcctcctggtgatggggagagagagacaagagactaGAAAACCACAGTATGACTTGAACACCTACTGAAACAGTACTTATGAGAGTAGTTACATTCTCTCATATATCATTGATCACAattgttttatttgattttacagttttgtgtgtgtcctcaaaGTATTCGCGGGCCTCCTCATAGTTACAGCGTTCCTCATAACACTCCCTCTCAAGGTTTCCCTGCAGCATCTCCTCTATGAAAAAGGTGTTGGCACGCTTGGGCCGTAGGAAGATTGTGTTGGCGTGAGATGGCGTTCTGAACACTGAGAGACATAAGCACAAGGGGATAAAGCAAGAAGGGGAATGAGATCAaacaccctctttctctatatCCTAATCTCCCCAGTTTGAGACAAATTAAAGTCCTTAATATTATTTCTTGAATCACCTTAGTGGGGAAAGAACAGTTTCATGAACACATTGTTCCATGCTAAGGACTCTATGTAAACAGTCACTGAGTGATTCCACAGTCATTTATTTTATGTCTTAAACAAAAACAGTTACAAAGCAGTTGCTCTTCACTGTGACTATGACTTTAGGTAGGCTACCTAGCACATAGCCTTCTACAGCTTACCTCCATTTTTGCTTTGGACCAGTAGGAAGCTGCCcagaaaagagaagcagagaaagtACCATTGCCACAACCCCATGACGCTCCGCATTACTGCTCCAGCAAACCTCCAATAGTGCTAAGGTCCTCCTGtagcctccctctctttccttcactctccctctttctctccctatttttctccccccccccctctctctctctctccctctctccctctctctctctccttctctccctctctctctactgtaaaatatttgtatttcttGTCTTCGTCTGATTCCTTTCACATtgttcagtgtgtctgtcttaatttgttgtcagtctctctctaacCTACAGTGTATTGCTTCATTCTCTACACTTCAACACCATACAGTAGGAACCCAATTATGGTGACTAAATTGGTTGTCAATGTTTTTCAGTCATATATGGACATACTGGTGAAGCAGTAATGTTTAGTAAAATtttcatttttagtcatttaaatACCAGAAAACTTCCCAAGTTCAAAGGTCTGCTTGCATACACGTCAATGTCTGCTCTCAGCAGGGATGTTGGTGGTCTGTTTGTACaactctgtatgtctgtgtttgcatgtgtacaGAGTAGAGTCCACTTAGGGACATTGTGTTTGTGAAGCTTTAGCACTCTTGTTAAGGGCATTCATTCAGTACCTTTTATTTCATCTTTACAATACAAGATGACTGATAACTGTCAGCAGCAACCACAAACAAAGTTATATTTTGTAGTTCATGCATTTATTTTGAATACtgcaagagagagtgtgtaataATCACTTATTCTGACTAAATGTGGCATCATTTGAATATCAAGCTTGTGGAAAGTATTGCACACCCATTTTGGTACATTAGTAAATGGAACTGCAAATAAAGTAAGCTGACACGGTATATAATATTAGGTTTTACAACACACCAACTAGTACCCCAACACAGAAACAGTGTGTTTTGAACGCATCTCCAAAAGCCTGTTTATCAACCATTCTCTTTTCGCTTCTATACATGTGATGTCAAACTTATACCCAAAGAGTGACAGGATGTGCTCTTCTCTTAATCCTCTTTTCTTCGTTCTTGTCTTTGGGGAGGAACCTGGCCATCACGTCCCGGATCCAGCCGATGTACTTGGACACCTGTGTGTAAACGCCGTATTTGCCCTCGCGGGCACAGCCTTCGCCCCAGCTCACCACACCCGTTATGAACCAAGTGTCCCCGTAGCGAGTGACGTGAGGTCCGCCACTGTCACCCTGGCACGCATCCTTGGCCAGCCTGTCGTAGCCGGCGCAGAACATGCGCTTGGAGATTTTTTGTGCGCTGGACTCCATGCAGGTGGCTCGTGGCACGTACGGGACTATGAGCCGGAGCAGGACAGTGGACGGCTGCTTGTTCTCCCCCACGCGACCAAAGCCACTGACAAGGCCTTCGGGTTGGCGCATTAGGACGTTTTCTGCAAAGTCCAGCtctggcaggcaggcgggcaggatGTAGTTGGTGAAAGTGATTGGCTTCTGTAGTTTGATGAGGGAGATGTCATTGTGGAAGGTTTCGGATATGTAGTTCCTGTGGACAAGCACCTGATCCACAAAGTGTTTGGCTTCATGACCCTCTTTTACCTTTGTGTCAAACTCACCTGCGGGCAAAGTCAGTTGGATTAGCTTTAAACTAAGATTCAACCAGACTCAAGACCATTCAGTTCAACATGACTAAGAAAAAGGCTGTGGTTAAGATAACCTACCCAGAACAACGTAAAAGCTACGTGTCTGGTTCATGCAGTGAGCTGCAGTCAAGATGAAGTACTCATTCAGGATGGTTCCTCCGCAGAATCCAATGTCATCGTGGTTTATCAGCAATGCCTAGTTAGAGCAACACCGACATGAAACATCACAACTCAACTTCACAGTGAACGACTACTTCTCACAAAGGATCTtgaaaatgacaaaacacaacTACCATTAGTACAAACTACATATTGGTCTATATTAGTATATTTGTCAGCCTCATTGAAAACCATCACCTTATATTGCACGCCATTGAATGCACACACAAGACCCTTTACCTGCCAGGGACACTGTCCCGGTGGACATTCCTCTCCGTTAACAATCCGTGTTTCTACACCGACATCAGGAAtgatcctctcctcctgtacTACTTCCAAGACTTCTGCGTAACGTTCCACCAGTAATTTCTGGTTGACATTGATCTGGTCATCTGTGTCTTTAacttggtttgtgtgtgaggtggtgttggtgatggtAAAGCTGGTGTTGGTGATGGTAAAGCTGGTGTTggctgtggtggtgttggttGTGGTGTTGCCTTGTGGCTGGTAGATGAAGATGCTCCGAGTTTTGGAGGCTTTTATCACACCACATTTGAAAGGGTCTTAAGGACAAAATGACAGCAACATTGTTAGGTTTCAGTACAGTCACCATACAAAAATGTCTAGTGGATAACCACAACTGGCAGTGTCTTAAATCATTCTTTATCTtcttctctcccactccttctttctctctctctctctttctccatccttgtCTCTATTTTCTCACCGTTGGAGATACAGGACTTGTCGTCTGAGTCTAGGAAGTAACCATCTGCGCAGCTGCACTCCACATTTCCTCTCTTCACCTGGCAGAAGTGTTCACAGCCCCCATTCTGATTCTCACACAGCTCAGGGATCACtacaagaaagagggaggacacCATCCCATAATAGAAAACTTTCAAGCACTTTCTCTGTGCTAGATAATCTCGCCTGCTGTAGCTAGATGAATGTAAATTCACAGTAATATTctgaaaatgtgtgttgttgttcAGTAGGTCGGTGAATATTGAAACGATCCCAGGGCCAAGATGCATGGATAATCAGATACATACCAATCTCACAGTTGTAGCCCTTAAATTCTGACTTGCAGTAACATGTGTACTTCCCGATCCCGTCCATACACACGCCGCCATTGGCACAAGGGATGGATACACAGTCGTCCCCATCTGTGAATGACCAAAGCACGATTGACTACCAAGAAATGTTTAAGGTGACATAAAGTGAGTTGTTTACCTCACTCTTCAGTTTTATATTTCCAAGAGCTAGATCTACAGTTCAGTTCAGCATGACCGGCTAAGGTTTCGGTAGACGAAGTTACAGGAGTTGAAAAAACGTATCTAAATGGATCTAACCCACTCCTCAGTTTGAGGACATCAATCTGCAATTTTTTCAGCCTGGGTTTGTATAAGCCAGGTCAATTTAATACAGCCCGGTGAGGTGGCAAGTGACAGTAGAAGTGACACCCAGGAGCACAGAACAGTGACACCTGTGACATTGTAACTTACCAAAATATTTGTTCCAGAACTCTATCTAGGAAAGGAAAAAGATGAACAAACATTCACAAAGGGAATACTGTGTTGACATCACCAGTGATATTTAGTTACAGTGAAATTAAATTGACAATGACAAATGTCAACCTGtcaaacacaaagagagagagaggaaaaagatcTATAGAccaagagtgagaaagagagagaaatggaagtgCTTATCAGACATATATATAGATCTATATTTGTCGGGGATGATTGTTAGAGAAAAGGTGAATgtagattgtttgtgtgtgtgtgtgtgtgtgtgtgtgtgtgtgtgtgtgtgtgtgtgtgtgtgtgtgtgtaaatgggtTGGTCTCTCCACATACAGTTTTTGTATCATCTTCAAATATTTCCCTGGCTTCCTCGTAGTCACAGCGCTCCTCTACACACTCCCGCTCCATGTTCCCCTTACGTACTTCCTCCCAACCACTGTTGGCCCTTTTGTGACGTACCAGCACCTGGCTGGCATCATCACTGGAGAGAAAGactgggagaagggggggggtcaccttcatcatcatTATCCTCATCATAAAGCTACTTCACTACTGGAATTATCCAAACAACCATCAGCATCAACAAAGATCATCATCATGAAGAACCACAAACTAACATCCCACTGAGTCCCCAGTTATGTATTCACCTCAATATTGTAACACCATTCGGTAAACAAATGTACACCTTACTCCCATCTTCATTAGTGATATTAACCACAAGAACTGAGGCAGGAAGAAGACAGATATGATTCCTAGTGTCTAAAACCAGATGTGTTATACTTGAACTATAACTCTGAACGAATGTTTCGTCAACAGTTTGAGACGGTAGGGTGATTGAACGTACCCTCGGAGGTCACTCGATGTAGAAGGAGCAGAAAGAAACAAGTCTGCGACAGCCGCAACATGGCCGATTCTCTTGATGAGGCGCCTCTCTGGACCTACACAGTACAGTGctgcagagagaaacaggagcaaTGGCcccgagagggagggtgggaagggggagggagggagaaaaagagaacaaaCGAGACCGGGAAAGAAAGCTCCTGTCTGTGCGAGGAGGATATGAGGGATAGGGAGGATCAAGAAGGATAAGAAAATGGAGGGAGTCGCAGTAGTGAGagtatggaggagggagagaggccttGAACAGATAgtgggtggaaggagggagcgaCGGGGAGGAGAATGGTTTAGAGAAGGAAGGGACAAAGTTGCACAGGGAGAAGCACTTTGAGTAAAAGCAAGCAAggtggagagaaatagagagcaaCTTTGTAGTTCTGACTCACGATATGACTCAAGATATCTTCAAAATCTTCTGCTTTTAAATGGCCAGACAAAAAGATAGAGCCTTGTCCTCTCCACTAAACAGTCATGTCCCCGTCAGTATGATGAGCCAATTGGAAACTTCTCTTTTTAGCCAATAAGAGGAGATTTCGCAAGGTGCAGAAAGTCACAGGGGCCATGTGAGTGCTCAGAAGACCGAATCATTGAGCCAATATTTGCCTGGTGGGATCTGTGGTTTATCAGCACGGTTGTCAACAACACAGCTGTGTTTTCATGAAAGAAAATTCAAAGATATCCTGTTCAGTTTGAAAGAGCTTCAGGAAACTTATGAGGATGTAGGTGTACATTTATACATGAGTATttacagaagaaaaaaacaaagtaAACATCCAATCTGATGAGAAATGATGCACTGTGCTTGTCAGTGACTGATTTATTTATGAAATTCTGAAGAACCTATACATTGAACAGAAGTATATGTAGGACACAATAGAAACTTGACAGTgtttaagaaaaaaaagattatgcGAGTATAATGCATGTATTTTAAACCAATGGAATCGCAATAGGGTTAGGATAATACAAATCAACATACTAGAGGACAAAAGTTAAACTATTTTCTGTTCAAGCATATCAGGGGACATCGTCATTGGTggttttgttgttctttgaagtTCCTGGCCTCCGATGACCATTATATCCTCTTGCTTTTCATTGGTCACACTCACAGTAGGAGAGGATTTCATTGTTGCCTCAATCCACTCCAGGAAATTGGCTACATTGGTGTAGACCCCATAGTACCCTGGCTGGGGgcagcccctcccccatccagcCACGCCCATCAGGAAGTGAGTGCTCCCATACTGGGTGACCAGGGGACTCCCATCATCCCCCCTGCAGGCTTCTAAGTTACCTTGCATGTACCCAGCACACAACATGTTGCTTGTGAAGTTGAACCCACTCTTTATGTTGCACTCAGTGTTGGGCAAAATAGGCACAGCTAGCTTGCGAAGGACGGGTGAAGAAGGGGCctgtgggttgccaggttgggaGGTTGGTGTGTTACCCCCAATTGTGCGCTTGCCCCAACCGCTGACAGTGTGGAAGCGAACAGCCGCCAGTTCGCTCTTGGCAAAGGACTGctgtggcaggcagacaggcacagagTGGGTGTCAAGGGACACAGACTGGTTCAGTCGCAGCAGGGCGATGTCGCTGTCACCTGTCGCCGGGTCATAAAGCTGGTGGGGGATCACGGTGGTGATGTGCATCCTCTGCTCggtgccctcctccacctccaagtTGTGTTCCCCTGGCAACAGAGACTGCACTTACATCGAGCACTCCGGCGTTCTTCTCATGAGCGTGCCACAGCAGGGACAATGCCATAGTTATAGATGCCTGTTATTAATGTGATTTTTTAAATGAGGATTGGAGGACTAAAacctcaacaacacacacacacacacacagacagagagagaaaccgagagaaCAGTACCTGTCACCACCACCATATCCTTGGGGTCTTTCATGTGGACACAGTGGGCAGCAGTGATGGCCCAGTCTGGGTGGACTAGAACCCCTCCACAATGGCTGAGCCCTTCAAGCTCCAGAAGGATCTGCAGGAAATCACTCCAGTGAGAGACTTCTACAAATAACATCAACTTGAAGTGAAAGAGAATAGGTGGAGTCTAAATATGTTGGATATAATGTTTATCGTGTTGTTTACCTGCCAAGGGCATTGTCCTTTTGGACAATGGGATGCTCCAACTAGCCTAGTTTGTGTTTCTTTAGTTTGATTCACAGGTTTAGGAATTCTTCCACATGGGAATTGGACTATGATTGAAAAGACAAACAGATAGATAATTTAGAAAGATGGATATGACACTATGACTACGGCTTGCCATTCATCAAGTCATGAAATGATATGTAAAGAATGTGGAAGTGTGGAAATATCCACACCTCCAGAGGCATACCTTGAGCAACACATTCTCTTCCGTCTTCACCCAGGGCATAACCAGGGGTACATGCACACTTACGCTGTGGTCCTGAACCAtcacagaagtgttcacaaCCCCCATTCTGATAAAGGCACTTCAGAGTGTCCTCAAACACTGTGGAAATGAACAAGGAAAAATATGATGTTTTTGGAAACGTGTGAAGACTTGCTGTAACTTGTCAATAAATTCTTCTGACATGAGATGGGTTCTTTTTACCTGTTTGACAGTATTTCCCCTCAAATCCCTCAGGACATTGGCAAGTGTAGGAGTCAGCCATGTAAATACACACTCCATTATTGAGGCATGGGTTGATCAAGCAGGGGTCACGGCCTAGAAAGAATCAGTGATAAAGTTGGTGAAACTTCGTCAGGGCACTGTGGCAAATGTTCCTCAGATATTATATATAATCTTGTAAATAAAAAGAGGAACATAGTAGCTGGCATGCAATCCTTCACACTTTTAGTCTCAAACTTCGTATTCAAACTGCATGAATTTCAATATCatcaaattaaaaataaattgaaaaaAACTCTACTTACGATTATAGGTCAACCAAAATTGTTTCTGAAACAACAAAATATGTTATTATTTGTTATTATTTGTTCAACGGAGGTTACGCTAAAATCCGAATTAATAAATGATGTACAAGGTAGCCTACTGTTTGGTCCTCATCCTCAAAAACCTCACGGGCCTCTTCGTAATTACATATTTCCTCGAGACATTCGCGCTTGAGGTCGCCTTGTTTTAATTCCTCGAAGAAGCCTGAGTTAGCTCGTTTGTGTCTGTGAAACAACACATGCGCATCCTCCCGTTCGATGAATACTATAAAAGTCGACAGACAGAATTTAATTGCAAATCTGACGTCATCCAAAAATCCGGTAAATGTAGCTATTGCTTTCAATTTTTATATACTTACCAGCAGCAGAAACGACGCTTGAAAACAACCAAAACGCACTTACAGCTTTAATCAGCATCGTCACAGCCCAATCAATGACCAAGAATGCTCGGTGTCTGCTCAGGTTTGAACAGGTCAGTGTACAATATTCACGCCCCCTCCTAGAGGGTCAATAGTCATAAGTGAGTCATAAGCTTTGAGTGTTACACGTCGTCGTATTTTAAAGTGAGTCTTATCTCACTCAAATACTGCCTGTACATATTCTATTGTTGTAAAACATTTACTCTGAATGGTGCTTATACCCAAGCTGAACTTCATGAAGTTTATTTGATGTTAAGTAGAGTTCAAATGTGGGTCATTATAATTTCATACAACCCCATGGGAAAGGTAAATTATGTGTTAATTATGAGAAAGAGATCACATTTAACAGTGCAGCAGAAGCACCATCGTCAGTATAAATAATCACAACTCCTCTTGTAGTTTTAAATACaacttttgtattttttttatgtcgCTGCAGTGATTTTCTGCGGTTGCACTGTTGCTGTAACATTGTGAATCCATTCCAGGTAGTTGGACACCCTGGTGTAAATACCATAATTCCCTGGCCGGGCGCACCCCTTGCCCCAGCTGACGATCCCCAGCAGGAACACAGTCTTCCTGTAGCGCGTGACCAGCGGGCCGCCACTGTCCCCCTTACAGGAGTCCCCTTTGCTGTCGGTGTAGCCGGCGCAAAACATGTTCTTGGTCAACGTCACGCCGCTGTGCTCCACGCACTCCTGGGTGCGCATGCGGGGCACGTCCAGCCTGCGGAGGACGTTGGAGGTGGGGCCCATCTCTCCCACCCTGCCCCAGCCGCTCACCGTGTGCATGCTGATGGCCCAGAGCTCGCGCTCCGCCAGGGAGCGAGTAGGCAGGCACACGGGCACGGCGTAGGGCGTGAAGACGACGGGCTTGCTGAGCCGCAGCAGGGCGATGTCGCTGTCCGCCGTCAGGTGGACGTAGTCAGCGTGCATGAGGATCTCAGCCACCTGCACGGTCTGCTCGGTGCCCTTCACCACGTCTAAGTCGTGTTCACCTGAACACATGCGTACACACGCGAGGGGAAAACACAGGCAGTGAGTTGGTAGGAATGCTGTTTTAGACCAAACAACTGACTGGAGTATTTTTACACGTGTATACGTGCAGGCCAGCTACCTGCAACCACGGTCAGGGCCTCGGCCTTCAAATTCACCACGCAGTGGGAGGCGGTGAGGATCCAGGTTGGTTTGTAAAATATTCCTCCACAGAAGCCCTTTCCTTTAGTCATCAGCAACACCTACAAAATCAATGTGATACTCCCTATGGTAAGCATCTATCATATCTTAATTACTGACAGTGCCACTAATACATAGGGTGTCAGTTACCAACTATATGAACCTAACATACTGGACATCATATGAGACTAACAACAATTTTTTTCCCCACAATACTGACGGAACACAGACACTTTAAGGAGCTTCCATTGCTGACCTCGTGACTGTTATTAGCTCAATAGCTGGGTTGTA
It encodes:
- the prozb gene encoding protein Z, vitamin K-dependent plasma glycoprotein b, giving the protein MRSVMGLWQWYFLCFSFLGSFLLVQSKNGVFRTPSHANTIFLRPKRANTFFIEEMLQGNLERECYEERCNYEEAREYFEDTHKTEAFWNVYVDGDQCKPNPCLNDGRCIDKIGGHTCNCTDLFLGLNCETDMSQCPTQGASACQHFCTVKWGMYYCSCVTGYRLHSDGRSCIPEDTHPCGTVSLKKAERNKQPEASNHTCPDGHCPWQVSLRTRTGEEQCGGVILEPHSVLTSARCLKMGKKLYVVAGDSATGIRITIQKIYIHSRYKNGLPGDDLALLRLSLPIPFGPSHSKVCLPTKDFSENILMSNGKMGITGGPDKDPLAPPHLTYLSLEDCSSKLNLSHSMSNKMFCMKSLENQNGHHDFRSLESHDGQDGYNRTGQEVKDATPKACKLLPGAPVATVEGATVFLTGMLLSPMSHDCEQGVVFTKLSRYLPWIEEHLKLSEAEKKTQVSVYPQP
- the LOC136966476 gene encoding uncharacterized protein; this encodes MLVFLEREQANGLLTRSKRANSGWLEELKLGNLERECLEEKCSYEEAREVFEHKQATDEFWKNYNVQDACQSNPCHNNGTCSSSSSSYTCLCVPGFIGRNCELEIKAVPDSCLHQNGGCEHFCEEEGGRRNCSCAEGYSLEPDGQHCLSHEDIACGMVPLLQSKEKGDTPLNPLYRIVGGTECPEGHCPWQVLLMTKGKGFCGGIFYKPTWILTASHCVVNLKAEALTVVAGEHDLDVVKGTEQTVQVAEILMHADYVHLTADSDIALLRLSKPVVFTPYAVPVCLPTRSLAERELWAISMHTVSGWGRVGEMGPTSNVLRRLDVPRMRTQECVEHSGVTLTKNMFCAGYTDSKGDSCKGDSGGPLVTRYRKTVFLLGIVSWGKGCARPGNYGIYTRVSNYLEWIHNVTATVQPQKITIEFWNKYFDGDDCVSIPCANGGVCMDGIGKYTCYCKSEFKGYNCEIVIPELCENQNGGCEHFCQVKRGNVECSCADGYFLDSDDKSCISNDPFKCGVIKASKTRSIFIYQPQGNTTTNTTTANTSFTITNTSFTITNTTSHTNQVKDTDDQINVNQKLLVERYAEVLEVVQEERIIPDVGVETRIVNGEECPPGQCPWQALLINHDDIGFCGGTILNEYFILTAAHCMNQTRSFYVVLGEFDTKVKEGHEAKHFVDQVLVHRNYISETFHNDISLIKLQKPITFTNYILPACLPELDFAENVLMRQPEGLVSGFGRVGENKQPSTVLLRLIVPYVPRATCMESSAQKISKRMFCAGYDRLAKDACQGDSGGPHVTRYGDTWFITGVVSWGEGCAREGKYGVYTQVSKYIGWIRDVMARFLPKDKNEEKRIKRRAHPVTLWV
- the f7i gene encoding coagulation factor VIIi; this encodes MLIKAVSAFWLFSSVVSAAVFIEREDAHVLFHRHKRANSGFFEELKQGDLKRECLEEICNYEEAREVFEDEDQTKQFWLTYNRRDPCLINPCLNNGVCIYMADSYTCQCPEGFEGKYCQTVFEDTLKCLYQNGGCEHFCDGSGPQRKCACTPGYALGEDGRECVAQVQFPCGRIPKPVNQTKETQTRLVGASHCPKGQCPWQILLELEGLSHCGGVLVHPDWAITAAHCVHMKDPKDMVVVTGEHNLEVEEGTEQRMHITTVIPHQLYDPATGDSDIALLRLNQSVSLDTHSVPVCLPQQSFAKSELAAVRFHTVSGWGKRTIGGNTPTSQPGNPQAPSSPVLRKLAVPILPNTECNIKSGFNFTSNMLCAGYMQGNLEACRGDDGSPLVTQYGSTHFLMGVAGWGRGCPQPGYYGVYTNVANFLEWIEATMKSSPTVSVTNEKQEDIMVIGGQELQRTTKPPMTMSPDMLEQKIV